One Solidesulfovibrio fructosivorans JJ] genomic window carries:
- the lepB gene encoding signal peptidase I, whose amino-acid sequence MNPRWQKLLLEYLEALAVALVLALVIRTFVVQAFKIPSGSMLDTLLIGDHLLVNKFLYGTHIPFTDKVIFPIEDPQHEDVIVFEFPEDTSKDFIKRIIGVPGDVLEMKDKVVYRNGQKLDEPYVKHTDPGIQARRDNFGPITVPPGKYFVMGDNRDESYDSRFWGFVDKDKIRGKAWVIYWSWDGPSDIRWSRIGRLVR is encoded by the coding sequence ATGAACCCGAGATGGCAAAAACTGCTGTTGGAATATCTTGAAGCCCTGGCCGTCGCCCTGGTCCTAGCCCTCGTCATCCGCACCTTCGTGGTCCAGGCCTTCAAGATACCCTCCGGCTCCATGCTCGATACACTGCTTATCGGCGACCACCTGCTGGTCAATAAATTCCTCTACGGCACCCACATTCCCTTCACCGACAAGGTCATCTTCCCCATCGAGGATCCCCAGCACGAGGACGTCATCGTCTTCGAGTTCCCCGAGGACACCTCCAAGGACTTCATCAAGCGCATCATCGGCGTGCCCGGCGACGTGCTGGAGATGAAGGACAAGGTCGTCTACAGAAACGGCCAGAAGCTCGACGAGCCCTACGTCAAGCACACCGACCCGGGCATCCAGGCCCGGCGCGACAATTTCGGCCCCATCACCGTGCCGCCCGGAAAATACTTCGTCATGGGCGACAACCGTGACGAATCCTATGATTCCCGCTTCTGGGGCTTCGTGGACAAGGACAAGATCCGGGGCAAGGCCTGGGTCATCTACTGGTCCTGGGACGGCCCGTCCGACATTCGCTGGAGCCGCATCGGCCGCCTTGTGCGGTAG
- a CDS encoding YifB family Mg chelatase-like AAA ATPase: MSLSTIRTAALLGVDAYPVTLEVDLARQGMPSFTMVGLAEGAVRESKERVFAALKNAGLRLPPARITVNLAPADMRKEGSGYDLPLALALLAAVEAIAPDAASGYFLAGELSLTGELKPVPGILPLAARARRDGAKGLVVPLANAAEAAVVEGLSVYPAADLAQVLRFFKAEEDIAPAVAPPFAAVGDGNGFAEDFAEVKGQEHAKRAVEIAAAGAHNLLFIGPPGSGKTMLAKRIPTVLPPLRFDEALEVTTIHSVSGRLEPGSGLLAARPFRSPHHTISDAGLIGGGSYPRPGEVSMAHRGVLFLDELPEFKKSVLEVLRQPLEDGKVTIARAAVSLSYPADVMLVAAMNPCPCGYMGDERHACTCGEAEVRRYRSRLSGPLLDRIDLQVEVPAVPYKALREDASPITSAVMRERVATARAVQAARYAGLPFAVNSRLSGSSLARFCRLSAEGHAFLEGAVRRLGLSARAHTRILRIARTIADLDGDADLRVEHLAEAVNLRNLDRQRIV; this comes from the coding sequence ATGAGTCTTTCCACAATCCGTACCGCCGCGCTTTTGGGCGTCGACGCCTATCCCGTGACCCTGGAAGTCGATCTGGCGCGGCAGGGCATGCCGTCTTTCACCATGGTCGGGCTGGCCGAGGGGGCGGTGCGCGAGAGCAAGGAGCGGGTGTTCGCGGCGCTTAAAAACGCGGGGCTGCGGCTTCCGCCGGCGCGCATCACCGTCAACCTGGCCCCGGCCGACATGCGCAAGGAGGGCTCGGGCTACGATCTGCCCCTGGCCCTGGCCCTGCTCGCGGCCGTGGAGGCGATTGCGCCGGACGCCGCGTCCGGGTATTTTCTGGCCGGCGAATTGTCCCTTACCGGCGAACTCAAACCCGTGCCCGGCATCCTGCCCCTGGCCGCCCGCGCCCGGCGCGACGGCGCCAAGGGGCTCGTGGTTCCCCTGGCCAACGCCGCCGAAGCGGCAGTGGTCGAGGGGCTCTCCGTGTATCCGGCGGCCGATTTGGCCCAGGTGCTGCGCTTTTTCAAGGCCGAGGAGGACATCGCCCCGGCGGTCGCGCCGCCTTTTGCCGCTGTCGGGGACGGAAATGGCTTTGCCGAGGACTTCGCCGAGGTCAAGGGTCAGGAGCACGCCAAGCGGGCGGTGGAGATCGCGGCCGCGGGCGCGCACAACCTGCTTTTCATCGGCCCGCCGGGTTCGGGCAAGACCATGCTGGCCAAGCGCATCCCCACGGTGTTGCCGCCGCTGCGCTTCGACGAAGCGCTCGAAGTCACGACCATCCATTCCGTGTCCGGCCGGCTGGAGCCCGGTTCCGGGCTGCTCGCGGCCCGGCCCTTTCGCAGCCCGCACCACACCATTTCCGACGCCGGGCTCATCGGCGGCGGCTCCTACCCGCGTCCCGGCGAGGTGTCCATGGCCCACCGGGGGGTGCTTTTTCTTGACGAGTTGCCGGAATTCAAGAAATCCGTCCTGGAAGTGCTGCGCCAGCCGCTGGAGGACGGGAAGGTCACCATCGCCCGGGCGGCGGTGTCGTTGTCCTACCCGGCCGACGTGATGCTGGTTGCGGCCATGAATCCCTGTCCGTGCGGCTACATGGGCGACGAGCGGCATGCCTGCACCTGCGGCGAGGCCGAGGTGCGGCGCTACCGGTCGCGGCTATCCGGGCCGCTGCTCGACCGCATCGACTTGCAGGTGGAGGTACCGGCCGTGCCGTACAAGGCGCTTCGGGAAGACGCCTCGCCCATCACCTCGGCGGTCATGCGGGAGCGCGTGGCAACGGCGCGGGCTGTCCAGGCGGCGCGTTACGCCGGGCTTCCCTTCGCGGTCAACAGCCGTCTGTCCGGGAGTTCGCTGGCGCGTTTTTGCCGGCTCTCGGCCGAAGGACACGCGTTTTTGGAAGGCGCGGTGCGGCGGCTGGGGCTTTCGGCCCGGGCGCACACCCGGATTTTGCGCATTGCCCGCACCATCGCCGACCTGGACGGCGACGCGGACCTGCGCGTCGAGCATCTGGCCGAGGCCGTGAACCTGCGCAATCTGGACCGGCAGCGGATTGTTTGA
- the lepA gene encoding translation elongation factor 4 encodes MDISRIRNFSIIAHIDHGKSTLADRILELTGVITAREMREQYLDRMDLERERGITIKAQTVRIPYKAADGTEYILNLIDTPGHVDFSYEVSRSLAACEGALLVVDATQGVEAQTLANVFLALDNDLEIIPVLNKIDLPSADPEAVKAEIEEAIGLPCADAVAVSAKTGVNVGAVLEQIITKIPPPKGDPAAPLKALVVDSWYDSYQGVVVLFRVIDGTVKLGQRIKMMSTGATFEVIRLGAFSPGPIDIPSFGPGEAGFLCANIKTLTDARVGDTVTTAEEGAVVPLPGFKEVKPMVFCGLYPVDAAEYEVLKTALEKLRLNDAAFTYEPETSQALGFGFRCGFLGLLHMEIIQERLEREFGANLIATAPSVIYKVEKLSGETISIENPSKLPKTQEIAALYEPYARLEIHTPNEYVGGVFKLCEEKRGIQKDVRYLTATRVIITYELPFAEIVYDFFDRLKSATRGYASLDYEIIDYRASDLVKLDIMINGDPVDALAVIVHRDNAYHYGRALALKLKRVIPRQLFEVVIQAAIGTKIIARERNAPMGKNVTAKCYGGDITRKRKLLEKQKEGKKRMKRMGNVELPQEAFLAALKAGDD; translated from the coding sequence TGGACCTCGAGCGCGAGCGCGGCATCACCATCAAGGCCCAGACGGTGCGCATTCCTTATAAGGCCGCCGACGGGACCGAATACATCCTGAACCTCATCGACACTCCCGGCCACGTGGACTTCTCCTACGAGGTCTCGCGCAGCCTGGCCGCCTGCGAGGGCGCTTTGCTCGTGGTCGACGCGACGCAGGGCGTGGAGGCCCAGACCCTGGCCAACGTGTTTCTGGCCCTGGACAACGACCTGGAGATCATCCCGGTCCTCAACAAGATCGACCTGCCGAGCGCCGACCCCGAGGCGGTCAAGGCCGAGATCGAGGAGGCCATCGGGCTTCCCTGCGCCGACGCCGTGGCCGTTTCGGCCAAGACCGGCGTCAACGTGGGCGCGGTCCTCGAACAGATCATCACCAAGATTCCGCCGCCCAAGGGCGACCCCGCCGCGCCGCTCAAAGCCCTGGTCGTCGACTCCTGGTACGACTCCTACCAGGGCGTCGTGGTCTTGTTCCGGGTCATAGACGGTACGGTGAAGCTCGGACAGCGCATCAAGATGATGTCCACGGGCGCGACCTTCGAAGTCATCCGCCTGGGCGCGTTTTCCCCGGGCCCCATCGACATTCCGAGCTTCGGGCCGGGCGAGGCCGGCTTTTTGTGCGCCAACATCAAGACCCTGACCGACGCCCGCGTGGGCGACACCGTCACCACGGCCGAAGAAGGGGCCGTCGTCCCCCTGCCGGGCTTCAAGGAAGTCAAGCCCATGGTGTTTTGCGGCCTGTACCCGGTGGACGCGGCCGAGTACGAGGTCTTAAAAACCGCCCTGGAAAAGCTGCGCTTAAACGACGCCGCCTTCACCTACGAGCCGGAGACGTCCCAGGCGCTGGGCTTCGGCTTCCGCTGCGGCTTTTTGGGCCTGCTCCACATGGAGATCATCCAGGAGCGGCTGGAGCGCGAGTTCGGGGCCAACCTCATTGCCACCGCCCCCTCGGTCATCTATAAGGTGGAGAAGCTCTCCGGCGAGACCATCTCCATCGAGAACCCGAGCAAGCTGCCGAAAACACAGGAAATAGCCGCTCTCTACGAGCCCTACGCCCGGCTCGAGATCCACACCCCCAACGAGTATGTGGGCGGGGTGTTCAAACTGTGCGAGGAAAAGCGCGGCATCCAGAAGGACGTGCGCTACCTGACCGCCACCCGCGTCATCATCACCTACGAGCTGCCGTTCGCCGAGATCGTCTACGACTTTTTCGACCGGCTCAAGTCCGCCACGCGCGGCTATGCCTCGCTGGACTACGAGATCATCGACTACCGGGCTTCCGACCTGGTCAAGCTCGACATCATGATCAACGGCGACCCGGTCGACGCGCTGGCCGTCATCGTGCACCGCGACAACGCCTACCACTACGGCCGGGCCCTGGCCTTAAAACTCAAGCGCGTCATCCCGCGCCAGCTTTTCGAGGTCGTCATCCAGGCGGCCATCGGCACCAAGATCATCGCCAGGGAGCGCAACGCGCCCATGGGGAAAAACGTCACGGCCAAATGCTACGGCGGTGACATCACGCGAAAGCGCAAGCTTCTGGAAAAGCAGAAGGAAGGCAAAAAGCGCATGAAGCGCATGGGCAACGTGGAGTTGCCCCAGGAAGCCTTCCTTGCGGCGCTCAAGGCCGGAGACGACTAG
- a CDS encoding AbrB family transcriptional regulator — MQAKKWLLLTVMTVAATAALWRMHLPAALLIGPMLAGIVLALCGGDIALPRAPYILAQTVVGAFISRAATPDLLPSFLSRWPLFLAVVLATIAASGLLGWLLYRRYVMPETTGIWGTSPGGATAMVVMAEANGADARLVAFMQYSRVICVALAASLVAHFWQGRGGSVWLDVVWFPAPQWPSLLPLIGLFVLGALVGFGTRVPSGAMLAPMAVGGALHLSGVAIAEVPAWLLAATYAAIGWRIGLGFTRRVALHAARSLPAILGSIVALMSFCGVLAWVIVRLAGVDALTAYLATCPGGMDTVAIIAATSPVDLSFVMTLQTVRFFLVTFLAPPMARFLASRAERHSHGGSGGNPF; from the coding sequence ATGCAAGCGAAAAAGTGGCTGCTGCTGACGGTGATGACAGTGGCGGCCACGGCGGCCCTGTGGCGCATGCACCTGCCGGCCGCGCTTCTCATCGGCCCCATGCTGGCCGGCATCGTCCTGGCCCTTTGCGGCGGCGATATCGCGCTTCCCCGCGCTCCCTACATCTTGGCCCAGACCGTTGTCGGGGCGTTTATCTCCCGGGCCGCCACCCCGGACCTTCTGCCCTCGTTTTTAAGCCGTTGGCCGCTTTTTCTGGCCGTGGTCCTGGCCACCATCGCCGCCAGCGGCCTGCTCGGCTGGCTGCTTTATCGCCGCTACGTCATGCCCGAAACCACCGGCATCTGGGGCACGTCCCCGGGCGGGGCCACGGCCATGGTGGTCATGGCCGAGGCCAACGGCGCGGACGCGCGGCTGGTGGCCTTCATGCAGTATTCGCGCGTGATCTGCGTGGCCCTGGCCGCTTCGCTGGTGGCGCATTTCTGGCAGGGGAGGGGGGGCTCGGTCTGGCTCGACGTGGTCTGGTTCCCGGCCCCGCAGTGGCCGAGCCTTTTGCCGCTGATCGGGCTTTTCGTCCTGGGGGCGCTGGTCGGGTTCGGCACGCGCGTTCCCTCCGGGGCCATGCTCGCGCCCATGGCCGTGGGCGGGGCGCTACATCTTTCGGGCGTGGCCATCGCCGAGGTGCCGGCCTGGCTTCTCGCCGCCACCTACGCCGCCATCGGCTGGCGCATCGGGCTCGGCTTCACCCGCCGGGTGGCGCTGCACGCCGCGCGTTCCCTGCCGGCCATCCTGGGCTCCATCGTCGCGCTCATGAGCTTTTGCGGCGTGCTGGCCTGGGTCATCGTGCGCCTGGCCGGGGTCGACGCCCTGACCGCCTACCTCGCCACCTGCCCCGGCGGCATGGACACCGTGGCCATCATCGCGGCCACGAGCCCCGTTGACCTGTCCTTCGTCATGACGCTCCAGACGGTCCGCTTCTTCCTGGTGACGTTCCTCGCCCCGCCCATGGCCCGTTTCCTCGCCAGCCGGGCCGAGCGGCATTCGCATGGAGGAAGCGGGGGAAACCCTTTCTGA
- a CDS encoding iron-containing alcohol dehydrogenase: protein MTTTRLFCTTPRIQFGPRALEHVGREAARLGKTALIVTGRSSSTKNGSLERTRALLAAAGVAAVPFARVESDPSLDTVTEGAGLSKENNCDVLVALGGGSAMDAAKAISCLLANPGPLASLEGVTGLKQGPPVIAIPTTAGTGSEVTRVAVLTDTARKYKLLLVGETLMPAAAILDPELTASMPPKVAAATGMDALTHAIEAYVSKLATPLSDTLALAAIETIGANLAMAVAAPDNLHARAAMLYAQMQAGQAFSNASVGLVHAMSRPMGARYGVPHGAANAMLLPHVTAYNRPACPQRMARIAVALGRCIDGMDLGEASRQAAIALTELAAELPLPRTLGDVGVPTGDLADMAREAAENGSSRVNPRRPSPEEIASIYHELA, encoded by the coding sequence ATGACGACCACCCGCCTTTTTTGCACCACGCCCCGCATCCAATTCGGCCCCCGCGCCCTGGAACACGTCGGGCGGGAGGCCGCGCGCCTGGGCAAAACCGCCCTTATCGTGACCGGACGCTCCTCCTCGACCAAAAACGGCTCCCTGGAGCGGACCCGGGCCCTGCTCGCCGCGGCGGGCGTCGCGGCCGTGCCCTTTGCCCGGGTGGAATCCGACCCGAGCCTCGACACGGTGACGGAGGGCGCGGGACTCTCCAAGGAAAACAACTGCGACGTGCTGGTGGCCCTCGGCGGCGGCAGCGCCATGGACGCGGCCAAGGCCATAAGCTGCCTGCTGGCCAACCCGGGGCCGCTTGCGAGCCTCGAAGGCGTCACCGGCCTCAAACAGGGACCGCCGGTCATCGCCATTCCCACCACGGCCGGCACGGGCAGCGAGGTGACGCGGGTCGCCGTCCTCACCGACACGGCCCGCAAGTACAAGCTGCTCCTGGTCGGCGAAACGCTCATGCCGGCGGCGGCCATCCTCGACCCGGAACTGACCGCCTCCATGCCGCCCAAGGTGGCCGCGGCCACGGGCATGGACGCGCTGACCCACGCCATCGAGGCCTACGTCTCCAAGCTGGCCACCCCGCTCTCCGACACCCTGGCCCTGGCCGCCATCGAAACCATCGGCGCCAACCTGGCCATGGCCGTGGCCGCCCCGGACAACCTCCACGCCCGCGCGGCCATGCTCTATGCCCAGATGCAGGCGGGGCAGGCCTTTTCCAACGCCTCGGTCGGCCTCGTCCACGCCATGTCCCGGCCCATGGGCGCGCGCTACGGCGTGCCCCACGGCGCGGCCAACGCCATGCTGCTGCCCCATGTCACAGCCTACAACCGGCCGGCCTGCCCCCAGCGCATGGCCCGCATCGCCGTGGCCCTCGGACGGTGCATCGACGGCATGGACCTGGGCGAAGCCTCGCGCCAGGCCGCCATCGCCCTGACGGAACTGGCCGCCGAATTGCCCCTGCCCCGCACCCTGGGCGACGTGGGCGTGCCGACGGGCGATCTGGCCGACATGGCCCGGGAAGCGGCGGAAAACGGCAGCAGCCGGGTCAACCCCCGCCGCCCGAGCCCGGAGGAAATCGCTTCGATTTACCACGAACTGGCGTAG
- a CDS encoding PAS domain-containing sensor histidine kinase, translated as MTSARFSLTRSVGGAVLLTVVCVNTLLLAAFGSLDYLSEKQRLEAELRYDLSAIADQLADNLAMPLWYLEKDHAARLIDGVMRNERIAAVVVTEHGNKGVAIGRTRDRAWNPSVATERPALSDVIGERREIRYENKPLGTLDLFATRRFVEEDLRQSLARIILRILGLNAALALVLAGVLRWRIIQPLSRLERYAARVSLGDDPGDPAELAGLRFELQSLGRTMRSTVKRLSAAQRNYRDIFENATEGIFQTTFDGRILSANAAMADILGYDSPQALMDGVVDVGRQLFHNPEERRDMLRRLVDEGSVAGLVVRFVRRDGQTIWVRLNIRLVRDATGTPLYTEGTMSDVTARLRAERRLEILNRHLREAVKERTGRLAEKAAELEAANTRLTELDRLKSGFLATVSHDLRTPLTSIMGFAKLIARDFNRFFAPFAQGSGPGDRLRRQAKRITDNLGIIESEGERLTRLINDFLDLSKIEAGRAEWRDANVVPAAIITRAADAVSADFEAKPEVAFSMDLTPDLPELWIDPDRLSQVLVNLLGNAAKFTDEGHVRLRAFRRDGMLRVEVADTGQGVPRESLEKIFDKFHQAQAGDTVEEGRRRKGTGLGLAICRQIVEHYNGRIWAESELGRGSTFIMELPLPVTADPAAPPEETS; from the coding sequence ATGACCTCCGCCCGCTTCTCTCTGACGCGCTCTGTTGGCGGCGCGGTGTTGCTCACGGTCGTATGCGTCAACACGCTGCTTTTGGCCGCGTTCGGTTCGCTGGACTATCTCAGCGAAAAGCAGCGGCTGGAGGCGGAGCTGCGCTACGACCTCTCGGCCATAGCCGACCAGCTCGCCGACAACCTGGCCATGCCGCTGTGGTATCTGGAAAAGGACCATGCCGCCCGTCTCATCGACGGCGTCATGCGCAACGAACGCATCGCCGCGGTCGTGGTGACCGAACACGGAAACAAGGGCGTCGCCATCGGCCGCACCCGGGACCGGGCCTGGAACCCCTCGGTCGCGACCGAACGGCCGGCCCTCTCCGACGTCATCGGGGAACGGCGCGAAATCCGCTACGAAAACAAGCCGCTCGGCACCCTCGATCTGTTCGCCACCCGCCGCTTCGTCGAGGAGGACCTGCGCCAATCGCTTGCGCGCATCATCCTGCGCATCCTGGGACTCAATGCCGCCCTGGCCCTGGTCCTGGCCGGGGTCCTGCGCTGGCGGATCATCCAGCCGCTGTCCCGCCTGGAGCGCTACGCCGCCCGGGTCAGCCTGGGGGACGACCCGGGCGATCCGGCGGAACTGGCCGGCCTGCGTTTCGAACTCCAAAGCCTCGGGCGCACCATGCGCTCCACGGTCAAGCGCCTCTCGGCCGCCCAGCGCAACTACCGCGACATTTTCGAGAACGCCACCGAGGGCATTTTCCAGACCACCTTCGACGGCCGCATCCTCTCGGCCAACGCCGCCATGGCCGACATCCTCGGCTACGACTCGCCCCAGGCGCTCATGGACGGCGTCGTCGACGTCGGCCGGCAGCTTTTCCACAATCCCGAGGAGCGCCGCGACATGCTGCGCCGCCTGGTGGACGAGGGGAGCGTCGCCGGCCTGGTGGTGCGTTTCGTGCGCCGCGACGGCCAGACCATCTGGGTGCGCCTCAACATCCGGCTGGTGCGCGACGCGACCGGCACCCCGCTTTACACCGAAGGCACCATGTCCGACGTCACGGCCCGGCTGCGGGCCGAGCGGCGGCTGGAAATCCTAAACCGCCACCTGCGCGAGGCCGTCAAGGAACGCACCGGCCGGCTGGCCGAAAAGGCGGCGGAGCTGGAAGCGGCCAATACGCGCCTGACCGAACTCGACCGGCTCAAATCGGGCTTCCTGGCCACGGTCTCCCACGACCTGCGCACGCCGCTGACCTCCATCATGGGCTTCGCCAAGCTCATCGCCCGCGACTTCAACCGGTTTTTCGCCCCATTCGCCCAAGGGAGCGGTCCAGGCGACCGCCTGCGCCGCCAGGCCAAGCGCATAACGGACAACCTGGGCATCATCGAAAGCGAGGGCGAACGGCTCACCCGGCTGATAAACGACTTTCTCGACCTGTCCAAAATCGAGGCCGGCCGGGCCGAGTGGCGCGACGCCAACGTGGTGCCGGCCGCCATCATCACCCGGGCCGCCGACGCCGTCAGCGCCGACTTCGAGGCCAAGCCGGAAGTCGCCTTTTCCATGGACCTGACCCCGGACCTGCCAGAGCTGTGGATCGACCCGGACCGCTTGAGCCAGGTGCTGGTCAACCTGCTCGGCAACGCCGCCAAGTTCACGGACGAGGGCCATGTGCGGCTGCGGGCCTTCAGGCGCGACGGCATGCTGCGCGTGGAGGTGGCCGACACCGGCCAGGGCGTGCCCCGGGAGTCCCTGGAAAAGATCTTCGACAAGTTCCACCAGGCCCAGGCCGGCGACACGGTGGAGGAAGGCCGCCGCCGCAAGGGCACGGGCCTGGGCCTGGCCATCTGCCGGCAGATCGTCGAGCATTACAACGGCCGCATCTGGGCCGAATCCGAACTCGGCCGGGGCAGCACCTTCATCATGGAACTGCCCCTGCCCGTAACCGCCGACCCGGCCGCGCCCCCGGAGGAGACATCATGA